A DNA window from Luteolibacter luteus contains the following coding sequences:
- the rfbA gene encoding glucose-1-phosphate thymidylyltransferase RfbA, with product MVYIDKSRFSQTPEDLAIRKGIILAGGTGSRLFPMTHSVSKQLIPVYDKPMIYYPLTVLMLAGVKEILVISTPRDLPGFQHLLADGSQWGLEISYAEQPKPEGLAQAFLIGEEFLAGEPVCLVLGDNLFYGHDLAKSLLAASRRKDGATVFGYHTNQPEQYGVVEFDAAGNVVSLEEKPAKPKSNYAVPGIYFYDDKVVETAKSLKPSARGELEITDLNRVYLERGDLRVELLGRGTTWLDTGTPDSLADATQFVQVIQQRQGLKIACPEEVAFLQGRIDRDKLNESIKKYAKTPYGEYLATL from the coding sequence ATGGTCTACATCGATAAAAGCCGCTTCTCCCAGACGCCTGAAGATCTCGCCATCCGCAAAGGCATTATCCTGGCGGGTGGCACCGGCAGCCGCCTCTTCCCGATGACCCACTCGGTGAGCAAGCAGCTCATCCCGGTCTATGACAAGCCGATGATCTACTACCCGCTCACCGTGCTGATGCTCGCGGGCGTGAAGGAAATCCTCGTCATTTCCACACCGCGCGATCTGCCGGGCTTTCAGCACCTCCTCGCCGATGGCTCGCAGTGGGGGCTGGAGATTTCCTACGCGGAGCAACCAAAGCCTGAAGGGCTCGCCCAAGCCTTCCTCATCGGTGAGGAGTTCCTCGCCGGAGAGCCGGTCTGCCTTGTCCTTGGCGACAACCTTTTCTACGGCCACGATCTCGCGAAGTCCCTGCTCGCCGCGTCTCGTCGCAAGGACGGGGCTACCGTTTTCGGCTACCACACGAACCAACCCGAGCAATACGGCGTGGTGGAGTTCGATGCCGCCGGGAACGTCGTCTCACTCGAAGAAAAGCCCGCGAAACCGAAATCGAATTACGCGGTCCCAGGGATCTACTTCTACGATGACAAGGTGGTTGAAACCGCCAAGTCGCTGAAGCCATCCGCGCGGGGCGAGCTCGAGATCACCGACCTCAATCGCGTCTATCTCGAACGGGGTGATCTTCGCGTCGAGCTCCTCGGGCGCGGCACCACCTGGCTCGATACCGGCACCCCGGATTCATTGGCGGATGCGACCCAGTTCGTACAGGTCATCCAACAGCGCCAAGGCCTGAAGATTGCCTGCCCGGAAGAAGTTGCCTTCCTGCAAGGACGCATCGATCGGGACAAGCTGAACGAATCGATCAAGAAATACGCCAAGACTCCCTATGGTGAATATCTCGCTACGCTCTGA
- the rfbB gene encoding dTDP-glucose 4,6-dehydratase, which translates to MNILVTGGAGFIGSNLVHYLLGEASSELGVPIDKVVNLDKLTYAGNRTSLEDLDSDPRHVFAQGDICDEKFVSALLKEHQIDAVMHLAAESHVDRSIDGPEAFIMTNVVGTFRLLDAFRKYLAETGRTKLPNYGKSIADGGESAFLHVSTDEVFGSLGPSDPMFCESTPYAPNSPYSASKAGSDHLARAYHHTYGMPVITTNCSNNYGPYQFPEKLLPLMIQKTLRGESLPVYGDGSNVRDWLYVEDHCRGLAMALVRGTIGETYVIGGKNEMRNVDVVKELIRTVHELAPESATKTADELITYVKDRPGHDRRYAIDPSRIENELGWSPRENFASGLRKAVQWYLDHQEWIRGIEDGSYRGERLGTLA; encoded by the coding sequence ATGAACATACTCGTCACCGGCGGTGCCGGATTCATCGGATCAAATCTGGTCCACTACCTCCTCGGGGAGGCCTCGTCCGAATTGGGCGTGCCCATCGACAAGGTGGTCAACCTCGACAAGCTCACCTACGCGGGCAACCGGACCAGCCTCGAGGATCTCGATTCGGATCCCCGCCATGTCTTCGCTCAAGGTGACATCTGCGACGAGAAATTCGTCAGCGCCCTTTTGAAGGAGCACCAGATCGATGCCGTCATGCACCTAGCCGCAGAGTCGCATGTCGATCGCTCCATTGACGGCCCGGAAGCCTTCATCATGACCAATGTCGTGGGCACCTTCCGGCTTTTGGATGCCTTCCGCAAATACCTGGCAGAAACGGGTCGAACCAAGTTGCCGAATTATGGCAAGTCGATCGCCGATGGGGGCGAATCCGCCTTTCTCCACGTCTCCACCGACGAAGTTTTCGGTTCGCTTGGTCCTTCCGACCCGATGTTCTGCGAGAGCACTCCTTACGCGCCGAATAGTCCTTATAGCGCCTCGAAGGCCGGTAGTGATCACCTCGCACGTGCCTATCATCACACTTATGGGATGCCGGTGATTACCACGAATTGCTCCAACAATTACGGGCCCTATCAGTTCCCGGAAAAATTGCTCCCGCTGATGATTCAGAAGACCCTTCGCGGAGAATCCCTGCCGGTCTATGGGGACGGCTCGAACGTCCGCGATTGGCTCTACGTGGAAGACCACTGTCGCGGCCTCGCCATGGCTCTTGTCCGCGGCACGATTGGCGAAACCTACGTGATTGGCGGCAAGAACGAGATGCGGAACGTCGATGTGGTAAAGGAACTCATCAGGACCGTTCACGAACTCGCCCCCGAAAGTGCCACCAAGACCGCCGATGAACTCATCACCTACGTGAAGGATCGTCCTGGTCATGACCGCCGCTATGCGATCGATCCTTCCCGGATCGAGAATGAACTCGGTTGGTCCCCTCGTGAAAACTTTGCTTCCGGCCTGCGCAAGGCCGTCCAGTGGTACCTCGATCACCAGGAGTGGATCCGCGGGATCGAGGATGGCAGCTACCGTGGCGAACGACTCGGAACCCTTGCCTGA
- a CDS encoding SDR family oxidoreductase, producing the protein MKRPPRVVIVGAAGRLGQALESRFSRENTVTGLARPLIDLSCAQSIRDALEPLDFDHLILPAAMTAVDLCETHEDQAYAINAYAPRLIAEICGSKKAHMTHVSTDFVFDGKKAGFYTEADKPRPVSVYGASKLEGEEHVLATSPHNLVVRISWLYGPGKPAFPEWITGQACAEAELWLPADKTGSPTCSVDTAELLEPLIFGSEGAPAGGLFHLCNSGSCTWQEWGQACIDLAREAGAPIRAGRIAANALADIAAMTAKRPPNSAMSNAKYVSYTGITPRSWEEALAAHFATSGFLGKSLIAA; encoded by the coding sequence ATGAAACGTCCCCCCCGCGTCGTCATTGTCGGTGCCGCAGGCCGCCTCGGCCAAGCACTTGAATCCCGCTTCTCACGGGAAAACACCGTCACCGGTCTAGCCCGTCCCCTTATCGATCTCTCCTGTGCCCAGTCGATTCGTGACGCACTGGAACCCCTCGATTTTGACCACCTGATCCTCCCCGCCGCCATGACGGCGGTGGATCTCTGCGAGACCCATGAGGATCAGGCTTACGCCATCAATGCCTACGCCCCCCGCCTGATCGCGGAGATCTGCGGCAGCAAGAAGGCTCACATGACCCATGTGAGCACCGACTTTGTCTTCGATGGCAAGAAAGCCGGCTTCTACACGGAAGCCGACAAGCCCCGCCCGGTGAGCGTCTACGGCGCTTCCAAGCTGGAAGGGGAGGAGCATGTGCTCGCCACCAGCCCCCACAATCTCGTGGTGCGGATCTCGTGGCTCTACGGTCCGGGAAAGCCAGCCTTCCCGGAGTGGATCACCGGCCAGGCCTGCGCGGAGGCGGAGCTGTGGCTTCCCGCCGACAAGACCGGAAGCCCTACTTGCAGCGTTGATACCGCCGAGCTCCTGGAGCCCCTCATTTTCGGATCGGAAGGAGCCCCTGCCGGCGGCCTCTTCCACCTCTGCAACTCCGGATCCTGCACTTGGCAGGAGTGGGGCCAAGCCTGCATCGATCTCGCCCGGGAAGCCGGGGCGCCGATCCGTGCCGGGCGGATCGCCGCGAATGCGCTCGCCGATATCGCCGCGATGACCGCCAAGCGCCCGCCCAACAGCGCGATGAGCAATGCCAAGTATGTTTCCTACACCGGGATCACCCCCCGTTCATGGGAAGAGGCCCTGGCCGCCCATTTTGCCACCTCCGGGTTCCTCGGGAAATCCCTGATCGCCGCCTGA